A single window of Paroedura picta isolate Pp20150507F chromosome 8, Ppicta_v3.0, whole genome shotgun sequence DNA harbors:
- the LOC143842860 gene encoding matrix metalloproteinase-23-like isoform X2, producing MTAVLLRIVQFPSTLNKGDTETAIGRAFRMWSDVSPLTFRRLPPTQQADITIGFYTFNHTDCWFSSLHPCFDGLNGELAHAFLPPSGEIHFDNHEFWILGRSRFSWKQGVWLNDLVQVAAHEIGHALGLWHSRDIRALMHPNATHSRTWRIGQDDVWAIQRLYGCVDEKRQCPAWAQQGFCRRRRDFMKRHCPRICNACFEHPSTSTSSSPPARPSLVRLRFISKGRVITFRCGRNASVSNLQVSWYKDGEPVFRSLPGFELLPNRDLRVVATESSEGRYACLIRRGAQTLRVNSWQVKLKAKASLRPKPGLRKDTAGAH from the exons GATCGTGCAGTTCCCCAGCACTCTCAACAAGGGGGACACCGAAACAGCCATCGGCAGGGCCTTCCGCATGTGGAGCGATGTTTCGCCCCTCACCTTCCGGCGCCTGCCTCCTACCCAGCAGGCAGACATCACTATCG GATTCTACACCTTCAACCACACGGACTGCTGGTTCTCCTCTCTCCACCCCTGCTTTGACGGGCTCAACGGGGAACTCGCTCACGCCTTCCTCCCGCCAAGTGGGGAGATCCACTTCGATAACCACGAGTTCTGGATTCTGGGCCGCTCGCGCTTCAGTTGGAAGCAAG GCGTCTGGCTGAACGACTTGGTGCAGGTGGCGGCTCATGAGATCGGCCATGCGCTGGGCCTGTGGCACTCCCGGGACATCCGGGCCCTCATGCATCCCAACGCCACGCACAGCAGGACGTGGCGCATCGGCCAGGACGACGTCTGGGCCATCCAGCGGCTCTACG GCTGCGTGGATGAGAAGAGACAGTGCCCAGCATGGGCCCAGCAGGGGTTCTGTAGGCGCCGGCGGGACTTCATGAAACGGCACTGCCCGAGGATCTGTAACGCCTGCTTCG AGCACCCTTCTACATCCACGTCCTCTTCGCCTCCTGCCCGGCCTTCTCTCGTTCGGCTTAGATTCATCTCTAAGGGAAGAGTCATCACCTTCCGTTGTGGGCGGAACGCCTCTGTGTCCAATTTGCAAGTCAG CTGGTATAAAGACGGGGAGCCGGTCTTCCGTTCCCTCCCGGGCTTCGAACTGCTTCCCAACCGGGACCTGCGTGTTGTGGCGACGGAGTCCAGCGAAGGGCGCTATGCCTGCTTGATCCGCCGCGGTGCTCAGACTCTCCGGGTTAATTCCTGGCAGGTGAAGTTGAAAGCAAAGGCCTCCTTGCGCCCCAAGCCAGGGCTGCGGAAGGACACGGCGGGTGCACACTGA